The following are encoded together in the Streptomyces rapamycinicus NRRL 5491 genome:
- a CDS encoding GMC family oxidoreductase, with protein sequence MDQFDYVVVGGGTAGSVVAARLSEDPSVSVCLLEAGPSDVGDDNVLRLNRWMGLLGSGYDWDYPVEPQEKGNSFLRHARAKVLGGCSSHNSCIAFWAPAEDLDEWAAMGLDGWSAADCFPLFRRLEDNDAPGDHHGRGGPVRIRTVPPEDPCGRAVLAACEEVGIPITSFNTGTTVVRGAHWFQINAREDGTRCSASVAYLHPVMDARPNLEVRTGLQARRLVLDEDRRCTGVDYLSPDLIHTLRVHARREVIVSCGAIDTPKLLMLSGIGPAGHLRETGVEVAVDSPGVGGNLQDHPEGVIMWNAEQPMIKSSTQWWEIGVFTDTEPDLDRPDLMFHYGATPFDMNTYRRGYPTSENAFCLTPNVTRARSRGTVRLATRDFRDKARVDPRYFTDSYDMEIMTRGLLLARKIAARPALAMWAGAELAPGPDVNSGDELAGYIRATHNTVYHPACTVRMGAPDDADAPLDPELRVKGVTGLRVADGSAMPYLIAVNPCVTTMMIGEKCADMIKRRHP encoded by the coding sequence GTGGACCAGTTCGACTACGTGGTGGTCGGCGGCGGTACGGCCGGATCGGTGGTCGCCGCCCGGCTGTCCGAGGACCCCTCGGTGAGCGTCTGCCTGCTGGAGGCGGGCCCGTCGGACGTCGGGGACGACAACGTGCTGCGGCTGAACCGCTGGATGGGGCTGCTGGGCTCCGGCTACGACTGGGACTATCCGGTCGAACCGCAGGAGAAGGGCAACAGCTTTCTGCGCCACGCCCGCGCGAAGGTGCTCGGCGGCTGCTCCTCGCACAACTCCTGCATCGCCTTCTGGGCCCCCGCCGAAGACCTCGACGAATGGGCCGCCATGGGCCTGGACGGCTGGTCGGCCGCCGACTGCTTCCCGCTCTTCCGGCGCCTGGAGGACAACGACGCGCCCGGCGACCACCACGGCCGCGGCGGCCCGGTCCGGATCCGCACCGTGCCGCCCGAGGACCCGTGCGGCAGGGCGGTGCTGGCGGCCTGCGAGGAGGTGGGCATCCCCATCACCTCGTTCAACACCGGGACGACGGTGGTGCGCGGAGCCCACTGGTTCCAGATCAACGCCCGTGAGGACGGCACCCGCTGCTCCGCCTCGGTGGCCTATCTCCACCCCGTCATGGACGCCCGGCCCAATCTGGAGGTGCGCACCGGACTCCAGGCCAGACGGCTGGTCCTGGACGAGGACCGGCGCTGTACCGGGGTCGACTACCTCTCCCCCGACCTGATCCACACCCTGAGGGTGCACGCCCGGCGCGAGGTCATCGTCTCCTGTGGCGCCATCGACACCCCGAAGCTGCTGATGCTCTCCGGGATCGGCCCGGCCGGACATCTGCGGGAGACGGGGGTGGAGGTGGCCGTGGACTCCCCCGGGGTCGGTGGCAACCTCCAGGACCACCCCGAGGGCGTCATCATGTGGAACGCCGAGCAGCCCATGATCAAGAGCTCCACCCAGTGGTGGGAGATCGGCGTCTTCACCGACACCGAACCCGATCTGGACCGCCCGGACCTGATGTTCCACTACGGGGCGACGCCCTTCGACATGAACACCTACCGCCGTGGCTACCCGACGTCGGAGAACGCCTTCTGCCTCACCCCGAACGTCACCCGGGCCCGCTCCCGGGGCACCGTGCGGCTGGCCACCCGCGACTTCCGCGACAAGGCGCGCGTCGATCCCCGCTACTTCACCGACTCCTACGACATGGAGATCATGACCCGCGGTCTGCTGCTGGCGCGCAAGATCGCCGCCCGGCCCGCGCTGGCCATGTGGGCGGGCGCCGAACTCGCCCCCGGGCCCGATGTGAACAGCGGCGACGAGCTGGCCGGGTACATCCGCGCGACCCACAACACCGTCTACCACCCGGCGTGCACGGTGCGGATGGGCGCGCCCGACGACGCGGACGCCCCGCTCGATCCGGAGCTGAGGGTCAAGGGGGTGACGGGACTGCGGGTGGCCGACGGCTCGGCGATGCCGTATCTCATCGCCGTCAATCCGTGCGTCACGACGATGATGATCGGCGAGAAGTGCGCGGACATGATCAAGCGCCGCCATCCCTGA
- a CDS encoding IclR family transcriptional regulator, translating into MAETGGVREVKSAGRTVELLELLAARGDQPARLRELAEELGVPRSSMYALLKTLIDRGWVRTDVTGSLYGIGIRALLTGTSYLDSDPRVRAARPYLDEASDALGETIHFARLDGGDVVYLATRESHEYLRPFSRVGRRLPAHVGALGKALLAERIDGELPLAREELEQATPNTHRTRAALLADLRRVRERGHAIDREEGVLGIVGFGFALRYDAPAVDAISCSVPTARLTEGREERIVAVMREIRAKIEAVVPRGTGTGPQWRP; encoded by the coding sequence ATGGCGGAAACCGGTGGGGTGCGCGAAGTGAAGTCCGCGGGCCGCACCGTGGAGCTGCTGGAGCTGCTCGCCGCGCGCGGCGACCAGCCGGCCCGGCTGCGCGAGCTCGCCGAGGAGCTCGGCGTCCCGCGCAGCAGTATGTACGCCCTCCTCAAGACCCTGATCGACCGCGGCTGGGTGCGCACCGACGTCACCGGCTCGCTGTACGGCATCGGCATCCGCGCGCTGCTCACCGGCACCAGCTATCTGGACAGCGATCCACGGGTGCGGGCGGCGCGGCCGTATCTGGACGAGGCGTCCGACGCGCTGGGCGAGACCATTCACTTCGCCCGGCTGGACGGCGGCGACGTCGTCTACCTCGCCACGCGGGAGTCGCATGAGTACCTGCGCCCCTTCAGCCGCGTCGGGCGGCGGCTCCCGGCCCATGTGGGAGCCCTGGGGAAGGCGCTGCTCGCCGAGCGGATCGACGGTGAACTTCCGCTGGCGCGCGAGGAGTTGGAGCAGGCGACGCCCAACACCCACCGCACCCGGGCCGCGCTCCTGGCCGATCTGCGGCGGGTGCGGGAGCGGGGCCACGCCATCGACCGGGAGGAGGGGGTCCTGGGCATCGTGGGCTTCGGTTTCGCCCTGCGGTACGACGCCCCGGCGGTGGACGCGATCAGCTGCTCGGTGCCCACGGCCCGGCTGACGGAGGGGCGGGAGGAACGGATCGTCGCGGTGATGCGGGAGATCCGGGCGAAGATCGAGGCGGTTGTGCCGAGGGGGACCGGCACGGGCCCGCAGTGGCGCCCGTAG
- a CDS encoding GDSL-type esterase/lipase family protein — MTASLCAVGLSLGITSTARAAALGNGSVTDPNIVYTGRWDLGSATAAVPNWTGGYLQTAFTGTTVKVKAREAVNFYASVDGGPDVFYAGVKGTVALTPQPLPQGTHTLRVSYRSGDTVFQGLVLDAGAGTVAPRVPSGLIEFVGDSITAGALTDRLALDSYGWKTGERLGMRHTQIARSGYCLVGKGGCAGLATQFFKTASTGDQNWDFSRYQASAVVINLGTNDIGHGVTGPEFQSAYTGLLRDIRAKYPNAALFAVQTLKKRYVPETKAAVSARNAAGDAKVSYVDTTGWLTDGTDYEDGNGHPNEAGHTKFADRLAPVIAAKLGTVRGTARGAASPEAAAPGQPGDPNIRFTGRWDTKSSATAYTPYWAGAYFRTGFTGRTVKLEQRNAIDLWASIDGGPATFYDEAKGTVNLTPAPLAAGNHTLQVNYQVVAGSYHGDAVFQGLTLDSGATTFTPPAPENLIEFVGDSITVSTTTSQNARTAYGWLIGERLGADHTQIAQGGAALVDTADDRMSLEQQFTKLNPNAATPDWDFSRYQASAVVINLGTNDVGRGVTPAQFQASYAALLRKVRTAYPNAWIFGLRTFSGRFGTETKAAVTASGDARASYVDTTGWLAADDLSDSVHPNDKGHRTITDRLAPVISAKLRT, encoded by the coding sequence ATGACCGCGTCGCTCTGTGCGGTGGGGCTGAGCCTCGGCATCACCTCCACCGCACGGGCGGCGGCCCTGGGGAACGGCTCGGTGACCGACCCCAACATCGTCTACACCGGCCGCTGGGACCTCGGCTCCGCCACCGCCGCCGTCCCCAACTGGACCGGCGGCTACCTCCAGACGGCGTTCACCGGCACGACCGTGAAGGTCAAGGCCCGGGAGGCGGTGAACTTCTACGCGAGCGTCGACGGCGGCCCCGACGTCTTCTACGCGGGCGTCAAGGGCACCGTCGCCCTCACCCCCCAGCCGCTCCCCCAGGGCACCCACACCCTCCGCGTCTCCTACCGCTCCGGCGACACCGTCTTCCAGGGCCTGGTCCTGGACGCGGGCGCGGGCACCGTCGCCCCGCGCGTCCCGTCCGGGCTCATCGAGTTCGTGGGCGACTCCATCACCGCGGGCGCCCTCACCGACCGGCTCGCGCTGGACTCGTACGGCTGGAAGACCGGCGAGCGGCTGGGCATGCGGCACACCCAGATCGCCCGCTCGGGCTACTGCCTGGTCGGCAAGGGCGGCTGCGCGGGACTGGCCACGCAGTTCTTCAAGACGGCCTCGACCGGCGACCAGAACTGGGACTTCTCCCGCTACCAGGCCAGTGCGGTGGTCATCAACCTGGGCACCAATGACATCGGGCACGGCGTCACGGGGCCTGAGTTCCAGTCCGCGTACACCGGCCTCCTCCGCGACATCCGCGCGAAGTACCCGAACGCGGCGCTCTTCGCCGTCCAGACCCTCAAGAAGCGCTATGTGCCGGAGACCAAGGCGGCCGTGAGCGCGCGCAACGCGGCCGGTGACGCCAAGGTGAGCTATGTCGACACCACCGGCTGGCTCACGGACGGCACGGACTACGAGGACGGGAACGGCCATCCCAACGAGGCGGGGCACACCAAGTTCGCCGACCGCCTGGCCCCGGTCATCGCCGCGAAACTCGGCACCGTACGCGGCACCGCACGCGGCGCGGCGTCCCCCGAGGCCGCCGCTCCCGGCCAGCCGGGGGACCCGAACATCCGGTTCACCGGCCGCTGGGACACCAAGAGCTCGGCCACCGCCTACACCCCCTACTGGGCGGGCGCGTACTTCCGCACCGGCTTCACCGGCCGCACCGTCAAGCTCGAGCAGCGCAACGCGATCGACCTGTGGGCCAGCATCGACGGCGGCCCCGCCACCTTCTACGACGAGGCCAAGGGCACGGTCAACCTCACCCCGGCCCCGCTCGCCGCCGGAAACCACACCCTCCAGGTCAACTACCAGGTGGTCGCGGGCTCCTACCACGGTGACGCGGTCTTCCAGGGCCTGACCCTGGACAGCGGCGCCACCACCTTCACCCCGCCCGCCCCCGAGAACCTGATCGAATTCGTCGGCGACTCGATCACCGTCTCCACCACCACCTCGCAGAACGCCCGCACCGCCTACGGATGGCTCATCGGCGAACGGCTCGGCGCCGACCACACCCAGATCGCCCAGGGCGGCGCGGCCCTGGTCGACACGGCCGACGACCGGATGAGCCTGGAGCAGCAGTTCACCAAGCTCAACCCGAACGCCGCCACGCCCGACTGGGACTTCTCCCGCTACCAGGCGAGCGCGGTGGTCATCAACCTCGGCACCAACGATGTGGGCCGCGGGGTGACCCCGGCACAGTTCCAGGCGTCCTACGCCGCCCTGCTGCGCAAGGTCCGCACCGCCTACCCGAACGCCTGGATCTTCGGCTTGCGCACCTTCAGCGGCCGGTTCGGCACCGAGACCAAGGCCGCCGTGACCGCCTCCGGCGACGCCAGGGCCTCCTACGTCGACACCACCGGCTGGCTCGCCGCCGACGACCTCTCGGACTCGGTCCACCCCAACGACAAGGGCCACCGCACCATCACCGACCGCCTGGCCCCGGTGATCTCTGCCAAGCTCCGGACATGA
- a CDS encoding cytidine deaminase family protein: MTTSHSADRDLDHDLVRAATQVAAARSRGDNHTVAAAARDRDGRIVTAMNAYHFTGGPCAELVVIGAAAAQGAYDLVTMVAVGDRGRGVIPPCGRCRQMMLDYFPDIRVVVGAGERLRAVPVADLLPESYRWADHQEEGGGPTP; encoded by the coding sequence ATGACCACGTCTCATTCCGCCGACCGTGACCTCGACCATGACCTCGTCCGGGCCGCGACCCAGGTGGCGGCCGCCCGCAGCCGGGGTGACAACCACACCGTGGCGGCGGCGGCCCGCGACCGGGACGGGCGGATCGTCACCGCGATGAACGCCTACCACTTCACCGGCGGCCCCTGCGCCGAACTCGTCGTCATCGGCGCGGCGGCCGCCCAGGGCGCGTACGACCTGGTGACCATGGTCGCCGTGGGCGACCGCGGCCGCGGGGTGATCCCTCCCTGCGGCCGGTGCCGTCAGATGATGCTCGACTACTTCCCGGACATCCGCGTCGTCGTCGGCGCGGGCGAGCGGCTGCGCGCCGTGCCCGTCGCCGATCTGCTCCCCGAGAGCTACCGCTGGGCCGACCACCAGGAGGAGGGCGGCGGCCCTACGCCCTGA
- a CDS encoding LLM class F420-dependent oxidoreductase: MVRWGYTMMTEQAGPRQLVDDVVRAEQVGFDFSVTSDHYFPWLDSQGHAPYAWSVLGAAAQATSSIPLTTYVTCPTVRYHPAVVAQKAATLQLLSEGRFRLGLGSGENLNEHVVGQGWPAADVRHEMLEEAIEIIRALFGGGHVTHHGTHYDVDSAKLWDLPDQPPPIGVAVSGPRSCRLAGRLADILIATEPKSGLLADFEANGGGGKPRIGQIPVCYDPDRDAAIARAHDQFRWFGSGWKVNSELPGPASFAGATQFVRPEDVAASIPCGDDIEEFTELIRPFVDAGFTDVALVQIGGDHQRPFLDWAEKRLLPALREL; the protein is encoded by the coding sequence ATGGTTCGATGGGGATACACGATGATGACCGAGCAGGCCGGACCACGTCAGCTCGTCGACGACGTGGTCCGGGCCGAGCAGGTCGGGTTCGACTTCTCGGTGACCTCCGACCACTACTTCCCGTGGCTGGACTCCCAGGGGCACGCCCCGTATGCCTGGAGCGTGCTGGGCGCCGCCGCGCAGGCCACCTCCTCGATCCCGCTGACCACGTATGTCACCTGCCCCACCGTGCGCTATCACCCGGCGGTGGTGGCACAGAAGGCGGCGACGCTCCAGCTGCTGTCCGAGGGACGGTTCCGGCTGGGGCTCGGGTCCGGCGAGAACCTGAACGAGCATGTGGTCGGGCAGGGCTGGCCGGCGGCGGATGTGCGGCACGAGATGCTGGAAGAGGCGATCGAGATCATCCGGGCGCTGTTCGGCGGTGGCCATGTCACCCACCACGGCACCCACTACGACGTCGACTCGGCGAAGCTGTGGGATCTGCCGGACCAGCCGCCGCCCATCGGCGTGGCCGTCTCCGGGCCGCGGTCGTGCCGGCTGGCCGGGCGGCTGGCCGACATCCTGATCGCGACGGAGCCCAAGTCCGGGCTGCTGGCGGACTTCGAGGCGAACGGCGGCGGCGGGAAGCCACGGATCGGCCAGATCCCGGTCTGCTACGACCCCGACCGGGACGCGGCGATCGCCCGCGCCCATGACCAGTTCCGCTGGTTCGGGAGCGGCTGGAAGGTCAACTCGGAGCTGCCGGGGCCCGCCTCCTTCGCGGGCGCCACCCAGTTCGTCCGGCCCGAGGACGTGGCCGCGTCCATTCCGTGCGGCGACGACATCGAGGAGTTCACGGAGCTGATCCGGCCCTTCGTGGACGCGGGCTTCACGGATGTCGCCCTCGTCCAGATCGGCGGCGACCATCAGCGGCCGTTCCTGGACTGGGCCGAGAAGCGGCTGCTGCCCGCGCTCAGGGAGCTGTAG
- a CDS encoding LysR family transcriptional regulator: protein MRIEQLEYIAAVTRLGSLRRAAEELHLSQPALSETVRNLERELGVDLLERKRSGATISAEGRELLPHIASVIEAVDRLRGAAGDQHRVSRMIRLGTVNTATVPLLIPAVREFRATHPVTQVEVVGAQQAEIHRALLEGSFDLGLVNCLRGDDVPPTLETTELLRGRPVVCLRPDSPLAARPTVSTADLLDGREPLIVMRSGYLMHRFIHRLLAGRTPSFSYSTDGAEMGKLMVAEGLGVTVLPDFSVIGDPLERGGAITHRPLADGEATEVLLMIQRRRSGSVPRAVRDLHELFVRRADTPGTPRATAP, encoded by the coding sequence GTGCGAATTGAACAGCTGGAATACATCGCCGCCGTCACCCGCCTCGGATCGCTCCGCCGCGCCGCCGAGGAACTGCATCTGTCCCAGCCGGCGCTCAGCGAGACGGTGCGCAATCTCGAACGCGAACTCGGCGTCGATCTGCTGGAGCGCAAGCGCTCCGGCGCGACGATCAGCGCGGAGGGACGGGAGTTGCTGCCGCATATCGCCAGCGTCATCGAGGCCGTCGACAGGTTGCGCGGCGCCGCCGGTGACCAGCACCGCGTCAGCCGGATGATCCGGCTGGGCACGGTCAACACCGCGACCGTCCCACTGCTGATCCCGGCCGTCCGGGAGTTCCGTGCCACCCACCCGGTGACCCAGGTCGAGGTGGTGGGCGCGCAGCAGGCCGAGATCCACCGGGCGCTGCTGGAGGGGAGTTTCGACCTGGGCCTGGTCAACTGCCTCCGGGGGGACGACGTCCCGCCCACCCTGGAGACCACCGAACTGCTGCGCGGCCGCCCGGTGGTCTGTCTGCGCCCGGACAGCCCGCTGGCCGCCCGGCCGACGGTGAGCACGGCGGATCTGCTGGACGGGCGGGAGCCGCTGATCGTGATGCGCTCCGGCTATCTGATGCACCGCTTCATCCACCGGCTGCTGGCCGGGCGCACCCCGTCCTTCTCCTACTCCACCGACGGGGCCGAGATGGGCAAGCTGATGGTGGCCGAGGGGCTCGGCGTCACCGTGCTCCCCGACTTCAGCGTCATCGGCGACCCCCTGGAGCGCGGGGGCGCGATCACCCACCGGCCGCTCGCGGACGGCGAGGCCACCGAGGTGCTGCTGATGATCCAGCGCCGCCGCTCGGGCTCGGTGCCACGCGCCGTACGCGATCTGCACGAGCTCTTCGTACGGCGCGCGGACACTCCCGGAACTCCCCGGGCTACAGCTCCCTGA
- the ssuE gene encoding NADPH-dependent FMN reductase produces the protein MATVLSLSGSPSATSRTARLLRHLDARLTAQGHHVVPLDVRTLPAAALLGADFSHPAIVRAKALVEQADGLVVGTPVYKAAYSGLLKSLLDLLPQYALAGKTVLPLATGGTSAHVLAIDYALRPVLSSMGAAHIVQGWFTLDKDITVEPDGGVSVAAGAAEALEQVVDQFSAALGHPTVLAAAS, from the coding sequence ATGGCCACTGTCCTGTCCCTCTCCGGCTCCCCCTCCGCCACCTCCCGCACCGCCCGGCTGCTGCGCCATCTGGACGCCCGGCTGACCGCCCAGGGCCATCATGTGGTCCCGCTCGACGTCCGTACCCTGCCCGCCGCCGCGCTGCTCGGCGCGGACTTCTCGCACCCGGCCATCGTCCGGGCCAAGGCGCTGGTCGAGCAGGCGGACGGGCTCGTGGTGGGGACGCCGGTCTACAAGGCCGCCTACTCCGGGCTGCTGAAGTCCCTGCTGGACCTGTTGCCGCAGTACGCGCTCGCGGGCAAGACCGTGCTGCCGCTGGCCACCGGTGGCACCAGCGCCCACGTCCTGGCCATCGACTACGCGCTGCGGCCGGTGCTGTCGTCCATGGGCGCGGCCCATATCGTCCAGGGCTGGTTCACCCTGGACAAGGACATCACGGTGGAGCCGGACGGCGGGGTGAGCGTGGCCGCCGGGGCCGCCGAGGCGCTGGAGCAGGTGGTCGACCAGTTCTCGGCGGCGCTCGGCCACCCCACCGTGCTGGCCGCGGCGAGCTGA